From a region of the Odontesthes bonariensis isolate fOdoBon6 chromosome 2, fOdoBon6.hap1, whole genome shotgun sequence genome:
- the cacul1 gene encoding CDK2-associated and cullin domain-containing protein 1 — protein sequence MEAMEDESLDIKDDHNHNYCGSANSKVRTILSSQLSDVTTVPQSACPTVPGREPGTRPGKLWSGCTGGSKFLDSDTGSESSEVSETDCTAVPANAEAKITLDSSSKFLLNAMAVEDYRKNHWPNLEKAIDRLLIQNATDHISVSYAQIYGYIYKCVCQQHSELLYSDLTSKITNHLQQVSSQLQVSPPENLVENFNVVLTQFTASLQCIVPVFIYLNKFYIESKLNRDLKEDLMKLFADHVAEKHLETLMPLLIEAHSMPFQVQPSTMASVVKGLYSLRPEWAQLAPALFSAFIPQINPPAVESQLPDYAAHDQKLQMELSMNGFPRGDQSRKRASEDS from the exons ATGGAGGCCATGGAGGATGAAAGTTTGGACATTAAGGACGACCACAATCACAACTATTGTGGGAGTGCCAACAGTAAAGTCCGCACAATTCTTAGCTCCCAGCTGTCGGATGTAACGACGGTCCCGCAGTCCGCCTGTCCGACGGTGCCCGGGAGAGAGCCGGGGACCCGCCCGGGGAAGCTGTGGTCCGGTTGCACCGGGGGCTCAAAGTTTTTAGACTCGGATACGGGCAGTGAGAGCAGCGAAGTAAGCGAGACTGACTGCACGGCTGTGCCAGCTAATGCCGAGGCAAAAATCACCCTCGATTCTTCTTCCAAGTTCC TTCTGAATGCAATGGCTGTGGAGGACTACCGGAAAAACCACTGGCCGAACCTGGAGAAGGCAATAGACCGTCTGCTCATCCAGAACGCCACGGATCACATCTCCGTGTCCTACGCACAGATATACGG ATACATCTACAAGTGTGTTTGCCAGCAGCACTCTGAGTTGCTCTACAGCGATCTGACATCAAAGATAACAAACCACCTACAGCAGGTTTCCTCCCAGCTACag GTCAGCCCGCCGGAGAACTTAGTTGAGAACTTCAATGTGGTTCTGACACAGTTCACGGCCTCTCTTCAGTGCATAGTTCCAGTGTTTATATACCTG AACAAGTTCTACATTGAGTCGAAACTGAACAGAGACCTAAAAGAGGATCTGATGAAGCTGTTTGCCGACCATGTTGCAGAGAAACACTTGGAGACACTGATGC CCCTTCTCATCGAAGCTCATTCCATGCCCTTTCAAGTGCAGCCATCAACAATGGCCAGTGTGGTTAAAGGCCTCTACAGTCTACGACCAG AGTGGGCCCAGCTCGCCCCGGCTCTCTTTTCTGCCTTCATTCCTCAAATCAACCCTCCTGCCGTGGAGTCCCAGCTGCCAGATTACGCTGCTCATGACCAGAAGCTCCAGATGGAGCTTTCCATGAACGGCTTTCCACG
- the dnajc12 gene encoding dnaJ homolog subfamily C member 12, translating into MDAVLSYKPEDLEDYYGLLGCDELSSTEQIINEYKIRALACHPDKHLDNPKAVADFQKLQEAKEVLCNEAKRKNYDLWKRSGVAVPFHDWQAWNDSVKTSMHWAVKTKKEPTLEASKPEAPVATQAEDRGGEQEASEMSSCEAVPSSSDYCHRRFRWAADSPSRLLQKFRNYEI; encoded by the exons ATGGATGCTGTGCTGAGCTACAAACCAGAGGACTTAGAAGATTACTACGGCTTATTAGGATGCGACGAACTGTCATCG ACTGAGCAGATTATCAATGAATATAAGATCCGAGCTTTGGCGTGTCATCCAGACAAACACCTGGACAACCCCAAAGCAG TGGCAGATTTCCAAAAGCTGCAGGAGGCCAAAGAGGTTTTATGCAATGAAGCTAAAAGGAAAAACTATGACCTTTGGAAAAGAAGCGGCGTTGCTGTTCCATTTCATGACTGGCAGGCCTGGAATGATTCTGTAAAGACC TCGATGCACTGGGCTGTGAAGACCAAGAAGGAACCAACGTTGGAGGCCTCCAAACCAGAGGCGCCAGTCGCTACACAGGCAGAGGACCGTGGCGGCGAGCAGGAGGCATCAGAGATGTCTTCATGTGAAGCGGTGCCGTCTTCAA GTGATTACTGCCACCGCCGGTTCCGCTGGGCCGCTGACTCTCCATCTCGTCTGCTACAGAAGTTCAGAAACTATGAAATATAA
- the sirt1 gene encoding NAD-dependent protein deacetylase sirtuin-1 — MADGENSHGTAFSGASDMDEPAAKRSKISPGTYYGVKSTEVHQLSCVSAATGTREAAVNCAQPAEKKEAKPVMAVELQAPAAPGGDNNGLGLLVSEPHKPEGKLSDSTAFGEIEESADFLGHSDLPSNGLAVTPDHTNEEDDRSSHASSSDWTPQPQIGSYSVIQQQIRETDPRAILRDLLPETTLPPDLDDMTLWQIIINISEPPKRKKRKNINTLEDVVRLLLHSRRILVLTGAGVSVSCGIPDFRSRDGIYARLAVDFPDLPDPQSMFDIDYFRRDPRPFFKFAKEIYPGQFQPSPCHRFISLLDKKGRLLRNYTQNIDTLEQVAGVQRIIQCHGSFATASCLNCQHEVDCEAIREDIFNQVVPHCPHCPDIPLAIMKPDIVFFGENLPEMFHRAMKQDKDEVDLLIVIGSSLKVRPVALIPNSIPHEVPQILINREPLPHLNFDVELLGDCDGIINELCHRLGGDFEQLCYNTLRLSEITAKPPRLPEQPPSEALFASSNAALEQQKQHRTDSVKKPSEETESLNITETADNNVAPLEPCPNAQRPSEEPAESHAEDTPKDDAAELKSQISKIEFRKRCWMSRINRSPISKRLEAGQYLFQAPNRYIFHGAEVYSDSEDETSSSCGSDSEESECSAERGEDDSEPEDAGAAAAADGDTCLRDTLHDSSANEAASNVQIDNSSEKTQSTTHL, encoded by the exons ATGGCGGACGGAGAAAACAGTCACGGAACGGCTTTTTCAGGCGCCTCCGATATGGATGAGCCTGCCGCGAAAAGGTCTAAAATCAGTCCAGGGACTTACTACGGAGTCAAATCCACCGAAGTACACCAGCTCTCGTGTGTCTCCGCGGCCACAGGGACCCGGGAAGCCGCGGTAAATTGTGCGCAGCCAGCGGAGAAGAAGGAAGCAAAGCCGGTGATGGCGGTGGAGCTGCAGGCCCCGGCGGCGCCAGGCGGAGACAACAATGGATTGGGGCTTTTGGTCTCCGAGCCTCACAAACCAGAGGGGAAACTGAGCGACAGCACTGCCTTTGGTGAAATTGAGGAGAGTGCAG ATTTTCTTGGACACAGCGATCTCCCTTCCAACGGCCTTGCTGTCACGCCAGACCACACAAATGAGGAAGATGACAGGTCCTCACATGCAAGCTCCAGTGATTGGACTCCTCAGCCCCAAATAG GTTCCTACAGCGTCATCCAACAACAGATAAGAGAGACTGATCCAAGGGCCATTTTGCGGGATCTGCTCCCAGAGACTACACTCCCACCTGATTTAGATGACATGACGTTGTGGCAGATCATCATCAACATCTCGGAACCTCCGAAAAGAAAGAAGCGAAAGAATATTAATACCTTAGAAGATGTGGTCAGGCTACTTCTTCACAGCAGAAGGATCCTCGTGCTGACTGGCGCCGGT GTTTCCGTTTCGTGTGGAATACCAGACTTTCGCTCCCGGGATGGAATTTATGCTCGACTCGCTGTAGATTTTCCAGACCTTCCAGATCCTCAGTCTATGTTTGACATTGACTACTTCAGACGGGATCCTAGACCCTTTTTCAAGTTCGCTAAG GAAATCTACCCTGGTCAGTTCCAACCCTCACCGTGTCATAGATTTATATCTTTATTGGATAAGAAAGGGAGGCTGCTACGAAATTACACACAAAACATTGATACATTAGAGCAGGTGGCCGGAGTTCAGCGGATTATCCAGTGTCATG GGTCGTTTGCAACTGCGTCCTGTCTTAATTGTCAACACGAGGTGGATTGTGAGGCTATAAGGGAAGACATCTTTAACCag GTTGTCCCTCACTGTCCACATTGTCCTGATATTCCTCTGGCCATCATGAAACCTGACATTGTCTTTTTTGGAGAGAATCTTCCGGAAATGTTCCACAGAGCCATGAAGCAGGATAAAGACGAGGTGGACCTCCTGATTGTCATCGGCTCGTCACTTAAAGTCCGACCAGTTGCCCTCATCCCAA ACTCCATTCCTCATGAAGTGCCTCAAATCCTGATCAACAGGGAGCCACTGCCTCATCTAAACTTCGATGTGGAGCTACTCGGCGACTGTGACGGCATTATCAATGAGCTCTGCCATCGTTTGGGTGGAGACTTTGAACAGCTCTGCTACAACACTCTAAGACTCTCCGAGATCACAGCGAAACCCCCTCGGTTACCAGAACAGCCACCAAGTGAGGCCTTGTTTGCTTCCAGCAACGCGGCTTTGGAGCAACAGAAGCAGCACAGGACAGACTCGGTAAAGAAGCCCTCGGAGGAGACGGAAAGTCTGAATATCACAGAGACCGCGGATAATAACGTCGCGCCTCTAGAGCCGTGTCCAAATGCTCAGCGTCCAAGTGAGGAGCCGGCCGAGTCTCACGCAGAGGACACGCCAAAAGACGACGCAGCTGAGTTAAAGAGCCAAATCTCAAAGATTGAATTTCGTAAAAGATGCTGGATGAGTCGAATCAATAGAAGTCCAATCAGCAAACGCCTCGAGG CGGGCCAGTACCTGTTTCAGGCACCCAATCGCTACATCTTCCACGGGGCCGAGGTTTATTCAGACTCCGAGGATGAGACGTCGAGCTCCTGTGGGAGCGACAGTGAGGAATCGGAATGTAGCGCCGAAAGGGGGGAAGACGACAGCGAGCCCGAAGATGCCggagcggcggcggcggcggacGGAGACACGTGCCTCAGAGACACATTACATGACAGTTCAGCCAATGAGGCGGCATCAAATGTGCAGATAGACAATTCGTCTGAAAAGACTCAGAGCACCACACACCTTTAA